A window of the Hevea brasiliensis isolate MT/VB/25A 57/8 chromosome 6, ASM3005281v1, whole genome shotgun sequence genome harbors these coding sequences:
- the LOC110650555 gene encoding protein FAR1-RELATED SEQUENCE 2 isoform X3 gives MLNLIWVRSEVDLDEGIEIAESSAGQELVLPENDSIVQGGDSIVEPQEGMEFESEDAAKIFYDEYARQVGFVMRVMSCRRSERDGRILARRLGCNKEGYCVSIRGKFGNVRKPRTSTREGCKAMIHVKFDKSGKWIITKFVKEHNHPLVVAPREARQTMSEKDKKIQELTMELRNKKRLCATYQEQLTAFMKIVEEHSERLSKKVQNVVRNLKEFESIEHELLQPRESLQFGPSR, from the exons ATGCTCAATCTGATATGGGTGAGAAGTGAAG TGGATTTAGATGAAGGAATTGAAATAGCTGAGAGCTCTGCTGGACAAGAGTTGGTTCTACCAGAAAATGATTCTATTGTGCAGGGAGGTGATTCAATTGTAGAACCACAAGAAGGTATGGAATTTGAATCTGAAGACGCTGCCAAGATATTTTATGATGAATATGCTCGGCAAGTAGGATTCGTCATGCGCGTGATGTCTTGTCGTCGTTCTGAAAGAGATGGAAGAATTCTTGCCCGTCGACTTGGTTGTAATAAGGAGGGTTATTGTGTTAGCATTCGAGGCAAATTTGGGAATGTTCGAAAGCCACGTACTAGTACAAGAGAAGGTTGTAAGGCAATGATTCATGTTAAGTTTGATAAGTCTGGAAAGTGGATCATAACAAAATTTGTCAAGGAGCATAATCATCCTCTTGTAGTGGCTCCACGTGAAGCTCGTCAAACAATG AGTGAAAAGGACAAGAAAATTCAGGAATTAACCATGGAGCTGCGGAATAAGAAGCGCCTATGTGCCACGTATCAAGAACAGCTAACTGCATTTATGAAAATTGTTGAAGAACATAGTGAGCGGCTATCCAAGAAAGTTCAAAATGTAGTAAGAAATCTTAAAGAATTCGAGTCTATAGAGCACGAGCTTCTGCAGCCTAGAGAGTCTCTACAATTTGGACCAAGTAGGTAA
- the LOC110650555 gene encoding protein FAR1-RELATED SEQUENCE 2 isoform X2, with protein MLNLIWVRSEGLVDLDEGIEIAESSAGQELVLPENDSIVQGGDSIVEPQEGMEFESEDAAKIFYDEYARQVGFVMRVMSCRRSERDGRILARRLGCNKEGYCVSIRGKFGNVRKPRTSTREGCKAMIHVKFDKSGKWIITKFVKEHNHPLVVAPREARQTMSEKDKKIQELTMELRNKKRLCATYQEQLTAFMKIVEEHSERLSKKVQNVVRNLKEFESIEHELLQPRESLQFGPSR; from the exons ATGCTCAATCTGATATGGGTGAGAAGTGAAGGTTTAG TGGATTTAGATGAAGGAATTGAAATAGCTGAGAGCTCTGCTGGACAAGAGTTGGTTCTACCAGAAAATGATTCTATTGTGCAGGGAGGTGATTCAATTGTAGAACCACAAGAAGGTATGGAATTTGAATCTGAAGACGCTGCCAAGATATTTTATGATGAATATGCTCGGCAAGTAGGATTCGTCATGCGCGTGATGTCTTGTCGTCGTTCTGAAAGAGATGGAAGAATTCTTGCCCGTCGACTTGGTTGTAATAAGGAGGGTTATTGTGTTAGCATTCGAGGCAAATTTGGGAATGTTCGAAAGCCACGTACTAGTACAAGAGAAGGTTGTAAGGCAATGATTCATGTTAAGTTTGATAAGTCTGGAAAGTGGATCATAACAAAATTTGTCAAGGAGCATAATCATCCTCTTGTAGTGGCTCCACGTGAAGCTCGTCAAACAATG AGTGAAAAGGACAAGAAAATTCAGGAATTAACCATGGAGCTGCGGAATAAGAAGCGCCTATGTGCCACGTATCAAGAACAGCTAACTGCATTTATGAAAATTGTTGAAGAACATAGTGAGCGGCTATCCAAGAAAGTTCAAAATGTAGTAAGAAATCTTAAAGAATTCGAGTCTATAGAGCACGAGCTTCTGCAGCCTAGAGAGTCTCTACAATTTGGACCAAGTAGGTAA
- the LOC110650555 gene encoding protein FAR1-RELATED SEQUENCE 2 isoform X4, which translates to MVDLDEGIEIAESSAGQELVLPENDSIVQGGDSIVEPQEGMEFESEDAAKIFYDEYARQVGFVMRVMSCRRSERDGRILARRLGCNKEGYCVSIRGKFGNVRKPRTSTREGCKAMIHVKFDKSGKWIITKFVKEHNHPLVVAPREARQTMSEKDKKIQELTMELRNKKRLCATYQEQLTAFMKIVEEHSERLSKKVQNVVRNLKEFESIEHELLQPRESLQFGPSR; encoded by the exons ATGG TGGATTTAGATGAAGGAATTGAAATAGCTGAGAGCTCTGCTGGACAAGAGTTGGTTCTACCAGAAAATGATTCTATTGTGCAGGGAGGTGATTCAATTGTAGAACCACAAGAAGGTATGGAATTTGAATCTGAAGACGCTGCCAAGATATTTTATGATGAATATGCTCGGCAAGTAGGATTCGTCATGCGCGTGATGTCTTGTCGTCGTTCTGAAAGAGATGGAAGAATTCTTGCCCGTCGACTTGGTTGTAATAAGGAGGGTTATTGTGTTAGCATTCGAGGCAAATTTGGGAATGTTCGAAAGCCACGTACTAGTACAAGAGAAGGTTGTAAGGCAATGATTCATGTTAAGTTTGATAAGTCTGGAAAGTGGATCATAACAAAATTTGTCAAGGAGCATAATCATCCTCTTGTAGTGGCTCCACGTGAAGCTCGTCAAACAATG AGTGAAAAGGACAAGAAAATTCAGGAATTAACCATGGAGCTGCGGAATAAGAAGCGCCTATGTGCCACGTATCAAGAACAGCTAACTGCATTTATGAAAATTGTTGAAGAACATAGTGAGCGGCTATCCAAGAAAGTTCAAAATGTAGTAAGAAATCTTAAAGAATTCGAGTCTATAGAGCACGAGCTTCTGCAGCCTAGAGAGTCTCTACAATTTGGACCAAGTAGGTAA
- the LOC110650555 gene encoding protein FAR1-RELATED SEQUENCE 2 isoform X1 has translation MKMFFNWFYCFSQKRLVDLDEGIEIAESSAGQELVLPENDSIVQGGDSIVEPQEGMEFESEDAAKIFYDEYARQVGFVMRVMSCRRSERDGRILARRLGCNKEGYCVSIRGKFGNVRKPRTSTREGCKAMIHVKFDKSGKWIITKFVKEHNHPLVVAPREARQTMSEKDKKIQELTMELRNKKRLCATYQEQLTAFMKIVEEHSERLSKKVQNVVRNLKEFESIEHELLQPRESLQFGPSR, from the exons ATGAAGATGTTCTTTAATTGGTTTTACTGTTTTAGCCAAAAAAGAttgg TGGATTTAGATGAAGGAATTGAAATAGCTGAGAGCTCTGCTGGACAAGAGTTGGTTCTACCAGAAAATGATTCTATTGTGCAGGGAGGTGATTCAATTGTAGAACCACAAGAAGGTATGGAATTTGAATCTGAAGACGCTGCCAAGATATTTTATGATGAATATGCTCGGCAAGTAGGATTCGTCATGCGCGTGATGTCTTGTCGTCGTTCTGAAAGAGATGGAAGAATTCTTGCCCGTCGACTTGGTTGTAATAAGGAGGGTTATTGTGTTAGCATTCGAGGCAAATTTGGGAATGTTCGAAAGCCACGTACTAGTACAAGAGAAGGTTGTAAGGCAATGATTCATGTTAAGTTTGATAAGTCTGGAAAGTGGATCATAACAAAATTTGTCAAGGAGCATAATCATCCTCTTGTAGTGGCTCCACGTGAAGCTCGTCAAACAATG AGTGAAAAGGACAAGAAAATTCAGGAATTAACCATGGAGCTGCGGAATAAGAAGCGCCTATGTGCCACGTATCAAGAACAGCTAACTGCATTTATGAAAATTGTTGAAGAACATAGTGAGCGGCTATCCAAGAAAGTTCAAAATGTAGTAAGAAATCTTAAAGAATTCGAGTCTATAGAGCACGAGCTTCTGCAGCCTAGAGAGTCTCTACAATTTGGACCAAGTAGGTAA
- the LOC110650555 gene encoding protein FAR1-RELATED SEQUENCE 5 isoform X5 produces MEFESEDAAKIFYDEYARQVGFVMRVMSCRRSERDGRILARRLGCNKEGYCVSIRGKFGNVRKPRTSTREGCKAMIHVKFDKSGKWIITKFVKEHNHPLVVAPREARQTMSEKDKKIQELTMELRNKKRLCATYQEQLTAFMKIVEEHSERLSKKVQNVVRNLKEFESIEHELLQPRESLQFGPSR; encoded by the exons ATGGAATTTGAATCTGAAGACGCTGCCAAGATATTTTATGATGAATATGCTCGGCAAGTAGGATTCGTCATGCGCGTGATGTCTTGTCGTCGTTCTGAAAGAGATGGAAGAATTCTTGCCCGTCGACTTGGTTGTAATAAGGAGGGTTATTGTGTTAGCATTCGAGGCAAATTTGGGAATGTTCGAAAGCCACGTACTAGTACAAGAGAAGGTTGTAAGGCAATGATTCATGTTAAGTTTGATAAGTCTGGAAAGTGGATCATAACAAAATTTGTCAAGGAGCATAATCATCCTCTTGTAGTGGCTCCACGTGAAGCTCGTCAAACAATG AGTGAAAAGGACAAGAAAATTCAGGAATTAACCATGGAGCTGCGGAATAAGAAGCGCCTATGTGCCACGTATCAAGAACAGCTAACTGCATTTATGAAAATTGTTGAAGAACATAGTGAGCGGCTATCCAAGAAAGTTCAAAATGTAGTAAGAAATCTTAAAGAATTCGAGTCTATAGAGCACGAGCTTCTGCAGCCTAGAGAGTCTCTACAATTTGGACCAAGTAGGTAA